The following coding sequences lie in one Capsicum annuum cultivar UCD-10X-F1 chromosome 5, UCD10Xv1.1, whole genome shotgun sequence genomic window:
- the LOC107872311 gene encoding uncharacterized protein LOC107872311, protein MSSSDSSASYIHLVQHLIEKCLIFQMTKEECMEALSKHANIKPVITATVWKELEKENKEFFESYKESQNKDRMAEEETSTMIQKMILDHQDHDHSKESDGVDRSKQSKDVGCSKE, encoded by the exons ATGAGTAGTAGTGATTCATCTGCTTCATACATCCACTTG GTGCAGCATCTGATAGAGAAGTGCTTGATTTTCCAAATGACTAAAGAAGAATGCATGGAGGCACTATCAAAGCATGCAAACATCAAACCTGTAATCACTGCTACTG TGTGGAAAGAGTTAGAGAAAGAGAACAAAGAGTTCTTCGAATCATACAAAGAATCACAAAACAAAGATCGTATGGCAGAGGAAGAAACCAGTACTATGATACAAAAAATGATATTAGACCATCAAGATCATGATCACTCCAAAGAATCAGACGGTGTAGATCGTTCCAAGCAATCGAAAGATGTAGGTTGTTCCAAGGAATAA